The following proteins are encoded in a genomic region of Corylus avellana chromosome ca4, CavTom2PMs-1.0:
- the LOC132178268 gene encoding uncharacterized protein LOC132178268 gives MGGEIRPIVKAGEAERGGVEKELLMVRSLSLVALQVGGRWMKGQNGKMKNISLGHEGRLISVAVTEESFFTIFLIFPFPGLFGGLIIVHKRYFHQVLQPSGSVFPTLSTTAQAKSFRKFCNSYSRSPPRQSDTVETNSHRTTGAHRTSLGSSPEPPEQRRSSTAHVDGDPHRLKATQPPHAVLQLHCMMDHEEYVDLPFKVGQMAESRSFLQGFRGAWFRCKIKEIGSRKGLMGHALEFVDFPDEKTKWTQLYQKRRNWKEVKRQLMVRPQFPPIFRESQMPDVNSILEVVVIVDNVWKVGDLVDWLMDSCYWSGRVTELLGDEKVKKQTGGDLPEVFWSGFVLSLSIFCV, from the exons ATGGGTGGAGAAATCAGACCAATAGTGAAAGCAGGGGAAGCGGAACGTGGAGGAGTAGAGAAAGAGCTGCTGATGGTGCGGTCGTTGTCTCTAGTGGCACTACAGGTAGGAGGACGGTGGATGAAAGGCCAGAAcgggaaaatgaaaaacatttcTCTTGGTCATGAG GGTAGGCTCATATCAGTTGCTGTTACTGAGGAAAG tttcttcACCATTTTCCTCATATTCCCTTTTCCGGGTCTCTTTGGAGGACTTATTATCGTCCACAAAAG GTATTTCCACCAAGTGCTGCAACCAAGCGGCAGTGTCTTCCCCACCTTAAGCACAACGGCACAGGCAAAAAGTTTCAGAAAATTTTGCAACTCCTACAGCCGATCACCTCCACGTCAGTCGGACACTGTAGAAACCAACAGCCACCGCACCACCGGAGCACACCGTACGTCGCTCGGGTCTTCACCAGAACCCCCGGAGCAGCGCCGATCGTCTACCGCCCACGTCGACGGCGACCCACACAGGCTCAAAGCCACCCAACCGCCACACGCAGTACTACAG CTACATTGTATGATGGACCATGAAGAATATGTTGATCTACCTTTTAAAGTTGGCCAAATGGCAGAGTCAAGATCATTTCTCCAAGGTTTTCGTGGCGCATGGTTTCGATGCAAG ATAAAGGAGATTGGCTCGAGAAAAGGTCTGATGGGGCATGCCTTAGAATTTGTTGACTTTCCAGATGAAA AAACAAAATGGACACAGTTATATCAAAAGCGTAGAAACTGGAAGGAGGTAAAAAGGCAATTGATGGTTCGCCCTCAATTTCCTCCTATCTTTCGTGAAAGTCAAATGCCTGACGTCAATAGCATCTTAGAAGTGGTAGTCATTGTTGACAATGTTTGGAAAGTGGGGGATTTGGTAGATTGGTTGATGGATAGTTGTTATTGGTCTGGAAGAGTAACTGAATTGTTGGGGGATGAGAAGGTAAAG AAACAAACCGGTGGTGACCTTCCTGAGGTATTTTGGTCCGGTTTTGTGTTATCCTTGTCAATTTTCTGTGTGTGA
- the LOC132177622 gene encoding probable cellulose synthase A catalytic subunit 8 [UDP-forming] — protein MEDSVPLHVRHVHKLSIFINRSHSLIHSIAIAFLIYYRASFLFQDPKTRASPTLPWLLLFASELLLSFIWLLGQAYRWRPVTRTVFPERLPDDDKLPPIDVLICTADPDSEPTVEVMNTVLSAMALDYPPEKLHVYLSDDGGSPLTLHGMRQAWWFARGWLPFCRRYRIATSCPQAYFSAPEDDGGGGSSEFKTERQKIKERYEVFKDSIAKVRERGGTNDNGRITARDHPSVIEVIQDDHANDTVPPVDQAKMPLLVYVSREKRPSHPHHFKAGALNVLQRVSSLISNSPYMLVLDCDMYCNDPTSARRAMCFHLDSNISPSLAFVQFPQRFHNISKNDIYDSQLRSCFSVLWQGFDGLNGPVVSGTGFYIKRESLRRGVIQQDVNLEELKQSFGSSNELIKSFRQNHKPNVINSQDGLLKETQFLASVAYENDTKWGKEVGFLYDSVTEDLFTGFMLRCKGWTSVYCDPLRPQFLGSGITNLNDLLSQGTRWSSGLVEVGLSKFCPLIYGPPRISLLESMIYGDLTFFPLIYFFPLWCFATIPQLCLLDGITLYPKVSNPHFVIFVFIFLSAISKHLQEVLTTGGSFQSWRNEQRIWMIKSITTHLYGSLDAIMKRMGVREASFLPTNKVEDDERVKLYQMGKFDFQTSNMFLVPMVALIILNMASFTGGLFRVMFLGEWDKMFVQVFISFYILIMNFPIIEGVMIRKDKGRIQSSVTLLSAVFSCGILFLGFIFLL, from the exons ATGGAGGATTCTGTGCCTCTCCATGTCCGCCATGTGCACAAACTATCCATATTTATCAACAGATCACATTCGCTTATTCACTCCATAGCTATAGCTTTCTTGATTTACTACAGAGCCTCTTTCCTCTTCCAAGACCCCAAGACCAGAGCATCCCCAACTCTACCATGGCTGCTTTTGTTCGCTTCGGAGCTCCTCCTCTCCTTCATATGGCTCCTCGGCCAAGCATATCGCTGGCGTCCCGTTACTCGAACAGTATTTCCAGAAAGATTGCCGGACGACGATAAGCTCCCGCCCATTGACGTCCTCATATGCACGGCGGATCCAGACAGTGAACCGACTGTGGAGGTGATGAACACGGTGTTATCAGCCATGGCGCTCGACTACCCGCCGGAGAAGCTCCACGTGTATCTTTCCGATGACGGGGGTTCTCCTCTGACTTTGCATGGCATGAGGCAGGCTTGGTGGTTTGCAAGGGGGTGGCTTCCTTTTTGTAGGAGGTACAGGATCGCCACCAGTTGCCCACAGGCTTATTTTTCGGCTCCGGAGGATGATGGAGGTGGTGGAAGCTCGGAGTTCAAGACTGAGCGACAGAAGATTAAG GAAAGGTACGAGGTGTTCAAGGATTCTATTGCAAAAGTAAGAGAAAGAGGTGGGACAAACGACAATGGTCGGATCACTGCACGAGATCACCCTTCTGTTATTGAG GTGATACAAGATGATCATGCCAACGACACCGTTCCGCCTGTAGACCAAGCTAAGATGCCTCTCCTTGTTTATGTTTCCCGTGAGAAGAGGCCTTCTCATCCCCACCATTTTAAGGCTGGAGCACTCAATGTCCTC CAAAGGGTATCAAGCTTGATAAGCAACTCCCCCTACATGCTAGTGTTAGATTGTGACATGTATTGCAATGACCCCACTTCAGCAAGGCGTGCAATGTGCTTCCACCTTGATTCTAACATCTCACCCTCCCTAGCTTTTGTTCAATTCCCTCAGAGATTCCACAATATCAGTAAGAACGACATCTATGACAGTCAGCTGAGGTCATGTTTTTCG GTGCTATGGCAAGGTTTTGATGGACTTAATGGACCCGTCGTGTCTGGGACAGGCTTTTATATCAAGAGGGAGTCATTGCGTCGAGGTGTCATACAGCAAG ACGTTAATCTCGAGGAACTTAAACAATCATTTGGTTCATCTAATGAGTTAATCAAATCCTTTCGCCAAAACCACAAGCCTAATGTGATCAACAGTCAGGATGGATTGCTAAAAGAGACTCAATTCTTAGCCTCCGTTGCCTATGAAAATGATACTAAATGGGGAAAAGAG GTCGGTTTCTTGTATGATTCTGTGACAGAAGATTTATTTACAGGGTTCATGTTACGTTGCAAAGGTTGGACTTCAGTTTATTGTGATCCGTTGAGGCCACAATTCTTGGGAAGCGGCATCACTAATTTGAATGACTTACTGAGTCAAGGCACCAGATGGAGCTCCGGATTGGTAGAAGTGGGTTTATCAAAATTCTGCCCTCTTATATATGGACCACCAAGAATTTCTCTTCTCGAGAGCATGATCTATGGGGATcttacatttttccctttgatCTATTTCTTCCCACTATGGTGTTTCGCCACTATTCCCCAGCTCTGTCTACTTGATGGCATCACCCTGTACCCAAAG GTCTCAAACCCACATTTCGTTATATTTGTGTTCATCTTTTTATCGGCCATTTCTAAGCATTTACAAGAGGTTCTCACAACGGGAGGGTCATTCCAATCATGGAGAAATGAACAAAGGATATGGATGATTAAATCAATTACAACTCACTTATATGGAAGCTTGGATGCTATTATGAAGAGGATGGGGGTGAGAGAAGCCAGTTTCTTGCCCACCAACAAAGTTGAGGACGATGAACGAGTCAAACTATACCAAATGGGAAAATTTGATTTCCAAACATCAAATATGTTTCTTGTTCCCATGGTTGCCCTAATCATCCTCAACATGGCTTCATTTACTGGTGGACTTTTTAGGGTGATGTTTCTTGGCGAATGGGACAAGATGTTTGTGCAAGTTTTCATCTCCTTCTATATCTTAATTATGAATTTTCCAATAATTGAAGGGGTGATGATAAGGAAGGACAAGGGACGTATTCAATCATCAGTCACTTTATTATCTGCTGTCTTTTCGTGcggtattttgtttttgggattTATATTTCTCCTTTAA